GATGCATGTGATAAAGGTTTTCATGTGTTGATTGCTCCTTCCTTTACCTTAATCTTGATTTAGATTAGCAGAATATTTATATGGTATGATGATTGATAGCTATACCTCATTTTACAGTTTCTGAAGCTGTCACTCATTTTGTCCACCAGGCTTGGCTATGTCTACAGGCAGTTCCTATCACCATCCTTTAGAACAACCAGTTATGCTGTGTTGTCTCCCAACCACCCAACCAAGGATGATTATTAGGATGATCAACATTCAAAATGTAACTTTAATTGAATTTGGAACAAGTTCAAGCACCTGATTCCAAAACACACTGGATGAGCCCTGATTCAAGAATGAATTGATTGAAATTTGCAGATATCATAAGCTAAGCCACTTTGATTTGTGCCCAACAAAAGACAGTAGTGTTTTTTCCCTGATATGATCAACACATTGTGGAAAGCTTTGATCAACAAAAGTTTACAACACCTCAATGTCATAAGCTCAAAAGTCAAAATCACATAAACCCAAAACAAAATTCCAAAATTGATTAACACGAGTATCCAAAAAATCAGACTCAAATTGAGACATTGGATTTAGGCTGCCCCTGCAAGCATTACCTGCAACACGTTGGTCCCATAAATGGTTCCATCTGAATCATAGTTGCTGTAGCGTCCGCGAATCGAACTCATAAAACTTGTATTTAAGCATGACCTGATAAAGTGAGAGATCCAAATATAAGTGGGTTATATGGACCTGGATCCGTTGCAGCCACTAATCAATCACTCATCATCATCCTCCGAATAAGAGaactttattgaatgtgattgcaGATCGATCTGTCCACCTCTGTAGCTTCCACGTTTTTTCTTGGTTTTTTCATGCCTAAAGTCCCTGCAACACCATATAAGAAATGAAACATGACATATGTATGTTAAGACATACAGTTTCTAGTAGTAAAATCCTTTGAATATTAAATAAACTAGCAGATTTCCATATTTAAATTAAACATGGTTCATCCACAACTGATGGCTAACAATATGTGAACAATCAGAGTACCAATCGTGAACTGCTTTCCCTACTTTATAAATATTTGGAAATTTGCAATATACACAGGACCGATAATTCACAGTAAGCAATAATTATCTTTACCTTCCTCTCACTTGACCAAGAACTTCTTGTGCCTTGGCACCATACCCCGTATCAGCACCATGCTGCAAAGTGGAAatgtaagaaaataaaattttacgggatgtaaaagaaacaaaattactTAATTACCTTAGCCCAGTATGAATTATCCTTGAGCTTTTCATCTGCAAATTTAATCTCCTCTATCTTCACCCTTTGAAAAGCATTCACACTTTTTGGCTGCACCGAGAATAAAAAATTTcaataattctaaaaaaattgATTGAGAATATCTGCATTCAACTACTACAGGCATAAAAAGAACAGAAAAATGAGATCAGAGCAGGCTGAGTCAAAAGGTAATTTCAGTCATTCTATCACTAATAATTACAGGTATAGGAATGCCTATAGCAGGTCAGAAGGAAAATGAACAGTAATCAAAACATAGATCTCGGTTAGGAAAAGATTGCTTTCAGGCAAAAGACTTTGCTACCAGATCAGCCAGGATTAACATCATAATGACTTAGCATGTGAACTAAAAATTTTAGTACTGTACCAATTAAAGGCCTTTATGatgcaaaaaaaaagataaaaggagTTTAGAAACACCACACTGATATTCCAGGCCATCTTTTTGATGTTAGGACAAAGTTATGTCctttagagaaaaaaaagaggACAAATTATCTATTAGTAAAAAGAATAAACCTATCTAACTTCAACTTCTCATAAAATAAAAAGACAAGCAAAGggaggagaaaattaagaaagggAAGTAGCCCTAACAGCATGTGGCATAGTTATGCAGGTGTGTCCATGATCAATCCACTATAAACAGATAAGCAGAAGCATAATATTCTTAAGATGGTTTTAGTTACCTATTACACCTAATCAAAAGTATTTTCTGCAATCATAGAAATTGAAGACTTCATAAGGTCAAAATGTAACATAAGATTTGAAGTAACTACTTGAACCTGGATCAATAGAAAAAGAGGTTCTACCTTTCTATCCGATATGAGATATTATCTCAGGACAGAGAGAAGATACAGCATAATTTTGTCcacaaaataagaaaattttgcTAGTCCTAAATTTACATATCAACTGACACAAACTTACTTCTGGAGCAAAAAAAGAACCAAAAGATATGGATACCTCTGCTGaatggttttctttttttctgttgcttccaatgcttccatttcctACCACTTCATCCTTTAATTTACTTGCACTATTGTTTTCATTAGCCTGTGTCGAAAGCTCGAGTTGCTTGCCAGCATTCCTATTACTATCCTTACTTTCTTCCATCTTCCTCTTTTTAGTAGTAACTGGGGTATCACCATCTAAAGCAGATTTGTCAAACTTCACAAGATTCTCTGTTTCCTCAATATTTTCAGCACCTTCAGATTTGACCTTTGAATCCTTGTCTGCAGTCTCATTATCAGTTATCCCACTCATGGGCAATACTTTTCCCTTTTTGGAAGGTTTCTTTGCAACTTTAACATTCATGCCTTCAGATTTAGGAAGACTTTCAGCTCCAAAATCTGATGTTTCCACATCTTGATTGATATTACATTCTTTAATTTGGTCACCAGATTTTTCTTCTGCTGCCTGATTAGAGTTCACAGTGGGCACAACATCAGAAGTTAAtttctgtttcttcttcttgaCTTTGTGTTGAGAATCATTATGAACCAAGAGATTCTCAGAGGCAGGACCACTGTGACCTTCGGTGTCTTCCAATTTCTTGTCCTTGAATCTTTTGTCAGATATATTCTCAGATGCTTCCACTTCTACCTTTTttagttttttctcttttttcttttcactttTATGTTTTACATTTGCAAAGTCACTAGGTTCAGCAATCTCATCATGAGTTTCAGGCATACTCttgagtttcttcttcttctctttgtcATTTTTATGGGGATCTGGTGACTGATTTGCAGGATCAATGCTCTCAGCTTTCTCTCGACTGACTTCCAAATGTTTATTTCCACATCCTTCAGTGGATGGGTCATGAACCAATTTCtttgtctttttcttctccttagtTTCGGCATGCAAGTCCTCGTCCATTTTTAACTTCTCACTTTCTGTTCCATCATTAATTTGATcagttctctttcttttcttcttgtgaATGTTCTCAGTGGTGCAGTTCATATTCTTGCCTTCTACTACTCCAGGAATGCTGACGTTTTGTAGATCtgcaaatcatataaattgatgtTTTATCCAAATTGTAGAAAGTTAGGATAGCATGCTAAATTGTACCATGCTCAAAAAGTACACCTGAGCCTCTAAAAACAATAGATGTTTTATCAGAATTGTCCTGATGCATGCATAGGATACAAAACTAAGCAGAAAGAAAAGACAATGAAGAACATAGTGCACCTTGATCTCTCGGCCAATCAATGCTAGCTTCTCCATGACCATTACTGCAAGTGGAAAAGTGCCTCGTAGATGATGAGAATGTAAAAGCATAAGGATACAATATAAAAGTAAGATCAGAAAGATCATAATTGGGTTTCcagattaaataaataaatgtctgATAGTACTGCAGAGTGACAATTAAGAAAACCACGTAACATTTCCCTTTTTTGGGCTAAGCACCCAGAATTAACACCAAAATAACACACATGAAGGAAGACACCAAACACCCAGAGCTAACACCATAAAAACACACATGAAGAAAGACACGGCACACCAAAAGACTTCAGGCAAAAGGAACATCCTAGCATATAAAATGCTGTTGTGTGCAATCCTCAAGTTCAATCTCACTCACAAATGATTGTTATTTATGTAGGAAGAAGCAAGATACGATAAGAGATTCACAGTCTGTAGCTCTGGACTTGCACTATTTAAGCTCTTGCTGTCAAATGATGATTATCCTCAGCCAATAGCAACACAAGAAAAAAACAACTGGTTTTCATGCTACTTTATGTAAGAATCCATCACCAATATCCTTCCTTCAGCCAACAACCAATATAATATTAACTTCCATCCATAGTTCTCACTAAACCATGGCTCTAAGATAATGCTAAGACGTCTCGTATTTAGTGAATTTCAACACTACAGTGTTTAAATTGTTGTCCTGATCGACAATTCCCAATTTGGGCAAAATATACTAGTGACCATCCTCTACCAAGCGAAACCTTTGTGCACAGGGGAAAACTCGTCTGTTCCAGAGTTTTGCTCAAATCCAACCTATTCTGAGCACGTCACAACTGTTTTACCAAAACAGGACAAAACCTGACCCACATTTGAAAGTCAAAACCCTGCCTGTTCTTTTTGCATGAACTGATTCTCATGTTATTCTTGTCAAACATGGGAACATGTGAAATGCTAAGAGAAGAAGAGGCGGTGGACATTAAGACAGAGAATTTTTGTTTTAAGAcagaatttttgtttttcttgtcttTATGATTGTTGCTGATCAGACTACCACTTGGTCATACAATGTTGGCATTTAATATGACAATCCTTGCCTTAATGTATTATCTAACACATTATCTAGAACTTCAAATACTTGACTCTGACGGATCAATGTCCCTCCCAACcatatacagaaacacataaaACCTAAAAACTAttactaaaaatataaaaacatagaaataaaaatcataaattgGTCTATAACACTCTATCTGTAACCTAAACTTCAACTAAAGTCATACCCAAGAAGCAAAGAAGCAAGCAATCATACCATGCTGTCTTGCAATTACACTCAACTGGAACTCAACTTCAAATCATACCCAAAGTTGAGTCTTGCCATTAGACACAACTTGAACTCTTAAATGACTAAATCCTAAATTCAAAACGGCATTTAACTCTAGATGAGTCACCCTTGTGATATTGTTGTTAAATCTGAACTCTTAAGATTCTATGCTCTATTGGTCCCATGCTTCACCCTTTTGAACCCATTAGCCATTTGAAtaaatctcatgtcatgaatatgATTTATCTTAAACTGTTTTATCCTTCACATGCATCCTCCAGTCAACACACACCATTATTATTACTTATGATCAACTAGGGTGTTTAGTATAGCATCTAGAATATCTAATAAATCTACATAAATTGTAAGATGAACAATATCTAATAAAATCTATAGAAAAATGGTGCCTCTTATAGGCAAACAGCTAGGGACTTTAACTAGCTATTCGATCACCAAATAAATCCAACAAGCCAATGTCAACAGCTTTTCAACTGATTGCATAAACATTGCCCTCAGTCCATCACTCAAGCTTCTTTGTCATCATGCATCATTATCTCTAGAAAAGGATATCATCTACTTTGATTTAGCACCCTTCTCACGGGTTCTCCATTTATGTTCACTATATCTTTTATTGAACATGGCCACAGGACTAAAGTAaaaaaattgcataccttgaatCCAAGAACTTGCAAAATAGATCCTCCAAGTTTACAGAAGATGATTTCCAACAACCCATCTATAAAAAATTCATACCATAACATGAGTCAGAAAATTGCAGACATGATATGGGAAAACAAaccaaaagaagcaaaagatgTGCTCACTTAATTTTTCAGGTCAGACAACAATATATACAGAAGCATTCTTCATTGAGTGGAACAGGAGTATTTTCAAAAGAAACACAAAATATGCATGTATACTTACACTTAGTTATCTAAAAACCGCTGACAGTTTTTTTATTACAGACTTAGGCAGTACCATATAAGAGTACCCGCTTGAGGCTCCAGTACAAAATTATGTTGCTTGTAAAATGCTGAAATCAGTGTTCACCAATAAATTCTCACTAAAAAAGTACGACCCAATGCCAACCTAGGTTGACAATAAGAAACCTTAGCAATGACCAAAAGGCTCACCCTCATCAATATACTCCCACTAGGCTACCATTGTTCTCCAACCGATATCCTAAAATTATTAGACGGATATTTCTACTGTGGTAAAAATGACTTTTCTGTAAATCCATTGAGCACATGAAAGATGAAAACATAACCCTTACAGTAAAACAAACCAAAACATGCTCAAATATATGGCAGAATAATTCCTCTTGAGAGGACCAAAAGGCTCTCAATAAACAAAATGGACAGTGACAAGAAAATCCCTTCACGTAGTCAAAATCTTAATGCTCGGCATCCTTTTACCCATCTACTTAATTCTTCATAATCCTCCAAGCTCATAGCATTTTTAAGCAACCAGAAAAAGAATATATTCATATCACTCTAATCGTCTCAGTATACAAAAGCTGTGACATGGGAACGTGATTCTAATTTTATATTCatccaccaaatatcaaaagtatcCTTAAACTGTATCTTAAAAAAATCTAATGGATTATAGAATAACATATTTTAAGTGATTAAAAAATGATCTTCAGTATCTGCATCCTCAATCTCCTAATTTTTCATTCCTTTGCAGATCGAGAAATGGGAGGACAAGAAGGACCTTCCATTGTGACTGAACTTTTAAGTTTCAACATTTTTAAGGAAAAGGTACATGTTTCCACCATGCCATTGTAGTTTTGCAACGAATAACTGATCTAAGTACTATCACACTCAACAAGATACCACTGTATTACATACAAAAACAGATTAACAGAAAAGATTCGTCAATCAGGTGCAAGAAACGGTAATCTGATGTAAGTTTTATCAACCAATAAAAACAAAGATAACGATCGAGTAAGAAGCCTAAACACCCAACAGAGAAGAACGACCAAAGTCAAATTTTCATGCTATCGACATGTAAAACAGCCAATTAAATGACGATCTTTTGGTGATAACGAAAGAGGACAAACGACTTCCAAGCACCTCGAGCCGGGTTTCGGACTGGAAGACAGAGAGAGTCCTGGAGAAGCCACTGCCGTCGAGGAAGGCCGCGATCGATCTGAGAAGGACATCTCTCCCGAGCCCGTTACGCGACGCTTCCCCGACCTCGGTCCCATCCAAGTGGAGGGGTTCCGAGGAtcgcttcttcctctccttcttctccttccgtCTCGCCTTGCTGTCCTCCACAGCGGCGACGGCACTGTTGGCTGCGAGCATGATTTGGCGAGGGACGAAAGGAATTGAGGCCGACGGGTTCGCTCGTTTATCGGGGAGCGACGAACAGAGCATAGCAGACGTGTTCTCTAGGGTTTATGAGGACGTGCTG
This DNA window, taken from Musa acuminata AAA Group cultivar baxijiao chromosome BXJ3-7, Cavendish_Baxijiao_AAA, whole genome shotgun sequence, encodes the following:
- the LOC135642188 gene encoding uncharacterized protein LOC135642188; translation: MLCSSLPDKRANPSASIPFVPRQIMLAANSAVAAVEDSKARRKEKKERKKRSSEPLHLDGTEVGEASRNGLGRDVLLRSIAAFLDGSGFSRTLSVFQSETRLEMGCWKSSSVNLEDLFCKFLDSSNGHGEASIDWPRDQDLQNVSIPGVVEGKNMNCTTENIHKKKRKRTDQINDGTESEKLKMDEDLHAETKEKKKTKKLVHDPSTEGCGNKHLEVSREKAESIDPANQSPDPHKNDKEKKKKLKSMPETHDEIAEPSDFANVKHKSEKKKEKKLKKVEVEASENISDKRFKDKKLEDTEGHSGPASENLLVHNDSQHKVKKKKQKLTSDVVPTVNSNQAAEEKSGDQIKECNINQDVETSDFGAESLPKSEGMNVKVAKKPSKKGKVLPMSGITDNETADKDSKVKSEGAENIEETENLVKFDKSALDGDTPVTTKKRKMEESKDSNRNAGKQLELSTQANENNSASKLKDEVVGNGSIGSNRKKENHSAEPKSVNAFQRVKIEEIKFADEKLKDNSYWAKHGADTGYGAKAQEVLGQVRGRDFRHEKTKKKRGSYRGGQIDLQSHSIKFSYSEDDDE